The sequence below is a genomic window from Chryseobacterium foetidum.
TCATTGAAGAATCATTTGAAGTTGAAAGTTTTGAAGCTGGTTGCAATTTTTGTCCGTAATGAATCAGTTCCTCCACATAATTTCTGATGAGATCATATTTAAAAATATACTCAGATTCTATTTCACTTTTAATTTTATTAAATAAAATCTGAATTTCATCTGCCAGATTATCGTCAATTTCAAAAACAGGAGTGTTCCCGGGCTGAAAAATCGGCAACTCCTGAAGGTTGCTGTGTGAAAGGTTTTTCAGAAAAAAATCTTCTGTGAAAACGCAGAAACTTCCTGCCTGATTCTCATCCTCAGGAACATAATGGTAAGGAACCTTCGGCGTTGCGAAAAGCAGGGCATTTTTCTCAATGGAAATTACTTTATCTGCATACTCTGCTCTGTTTTTACCTCTGATTAAACTTATTTTGTAATATTTCCGTCTGTTGTAAGGCATTTCACTGCTTGCCCGTAAACGTTCGATTGTTTGGGCGATATCAAAAACATTGAAATGACCGATGTCTTTGTGTAAACCTTTTGGAATAAGCGTGTCTACATCTCTTCCCAATTTAACGGCAATTTCTCTGTAGAAATCTTCAAGAGAAGCGTAAGAAGTGTGAGCGGATTTTTCCATCGAACGGATTTGTAAATATCAAAGGTATGAATGAATTTTATTTTCAGATAACAATTCCGCCACTTATTTCCAAATACCACTTTCCGTTTTTGTATTGTGCGGTATAGATTGTAGTGCTACTGTTGCTCCAGTTTTGAATATAGAACATATCAGGATTTTTTTTATTCTTTTTAATCCTTCCAACGCCGTGATGTATTACATCTGAAATCTTCAGATAATCTGATCTTTTCCTGTCGTCCAGCGGTATAAACAGCACTCTGTATTTTGGATTGACTTCATGAAAATAATCGCAATCGCTGGCAAAAACTTCAAAAAAGTATTTTTTATCTGTCATATTTTCATGTCCGTAATTAGGCATGAGACTTTCGTAAAGTGCAGTAAATTTATTTTTACCTGATTTATACATCGGATTTAAGTCTTTAAAATCATCAATTCCATCAGCATCAGAATCTTTATTAGTAGGATTTAAACCAAACGTCGTTTCAAAAATATCATTATAGCCGTCACTGTCGGAATCTTTGAAGAGATCTTTTAATTTTATTTTAAATAATTTCCCATCTTCGATTGCAGAATAATCTTTATAACCTGGCAATCCACCTACTATTGTAATTTTCACGAAACTGCCTTCTAGTTCCATATATTCTTTATTGATAATGGGTCTATTCTGAACCTTATTGATGCAATAATGACTGAAACTTAAGCCTAAAAAATAAGCCTTTGGTGTATTATCTTTAATTTCAAGGAGCCAAAATCCCAGTGAATTTTCTCCAAACGCATATTCTGTTTCACCAACTTTCTGACAGTGTGAAAATTCAAACTGATCATTAAATTTTTTGCTGAACAGAGCAAATTCGATTTGATGTTTCTTCCATATTTCCTCTGCATCCTTACCGGAAATTTCGTTCTGATATTCAGCACTGTCAATTTTAAAACTTCTGAATTTTTTAAGACTGACAATCTGAACATAATCAGGTTTTTCTGCAATTATTTTATCTGCGTCAAATTTTATTGACTCTTCGAAAGTATTATCAGTCTGATCTGCATCAGTCTGAAAATCGCTGATCAGTTTGTGGTTCGATTGAAAACAGTTGTCTTCAACACTTTTTGAACATGAAAAAACAAATAGTAACAGAATGAAATATTTCATAAAATTATTTTTCAGAATGCAACAAAAAACGCTCCCAAAACTAATTTTGAAAGCGTTTTTCTATATAACTAACTTTTACTTGGTCTTCTTAGACGTTGAATCTGAAATGCATGATATCGCCGTCTTTCACGATATATTCTTTTCCTTCAACTCCCAGTTTTCCGGCTTCTTTGATTTTTGCTTCAGAGCCGTAAGTCATGTAATCATCATATTTGATTACCTCCGCACGGATAAATCCTTTTTCAAAATCTGTGTGGATTACTCCTGCAGCCTGAGGTGCCGTCCAGCCCTGTCCGATTGTCCAGGCTCTGACTTCTTTTACACCCGCTGTAAAGTAGGTTTGAAGTTTCAACAAATCGTATGCCTTTCTGATCAGGCGGTTAACACCCGGTTCAGTTAAACCCAATTCGTCAAGGAAAATTTCTCTTTCTTCAAAAGTTTCAAGCTCATTGATGTCGGCTTCAATCTGTGCTGCCAAAACAACGACTTCAGCGTTTTCAGCTTTAGCCATTTCTTCGATTTTGGTAATCCAGTCGTTTCCATTTTTGATGGAATTCTCGTCTACATTACAAACGTAAAGTACCGGTTTATTGGTCAGTAACTGAACTTCGCTGATAACGGCTTTCATACTGTCATCTGCAGCAAATTCCCTGGCGTTTTTACCATCCTCCAAATGCTTCTGAAGATTCTGAAGTGTTTCGTAAGCCAAAATATCTTCCTTTTTACCGGATTTGATGAACTTTTTAGCCTTTTCAACAGCTTTAGCCACTGTTTCCATATCTTTCAACTGAAGCTCGATATCGATGATTTCCTTGTCCCGCATAGGATCTACAGAACCTTCCACGTGCACAATATTTCCGTTGTCAAAACATCTTAAAACATGAATAATCGCTTCACACTCTCTGATATTTGCCAAAAACTGATTTCCAAGACCTTCACCTTTACTTGCCCCTTTTACAAGACCCGCGATGTCGACAATCTCTACGACAGCAGGAATTACTTTTTCAGGGCTAATGATTTTTTCAAGCTCGAATAATCTTTGATCCGGCACAGAAACCGTTCCCAAATTGGGCTCGATAGTACAGAAAGGATAGTTTGCTGACTGTGCTTTTGCGTTGCTCAGACAGTTAAAAAGAGTTGATTTACCTACGTTTGGCAAGCCTACGATTCCACATTTCATAATTTCGATTCAAAATTTAATATTCAATATTCAAAGTTTATTAATTCTGGATTCAATCTAATTTTTAAATATTGAATTTTAAACCTTGAATTTTAAGTGTGCAAAGATAAAGAAATAAAACAGAGAATCATAACAAAAAAAATCTGTCAAAAAACTGACAGATTTCCTTGAAATAATATTTCTTGCGTAGCATTTTATGGGTTTGGCCCTGTGGCATTCTGCGCCAGCTCGGCATCATCCGGTAGTGATTCAAGAGTTTTATCGAGAGTAAATAATGACTCGTCGCTTGCTCTGTCGCCACCTGCGATTTTTAATTTATCAATCAGGTTCATGGCAAATGTTTCTTCTTCAATCTGTTCTTTTACGAACCACTGAAGGAAATTCCATGAAGCCCAATCCTTTTCGTCAAATGCGATATTTACTAAGTTATAAATTGCCGTTGTATTGTCAACTTCATGCTGAAAAACAAGATCAAAACAGTTGGACAAACTTGTAGGTTCTGCACCGGGAGCTTCAAGTGCCGTAATTGTTGGTTTACCACCTCTGTTCAGTATATATTGCATAAACTTCACGGCATGGTCTCTTTCTTCCTGCGCGTGACGGAAAAGAAAATTCGAAATTCCACCATAACCCTTGTCAGCTGCCCAAATTCCGTATGAGTAATACACTCTTGACTGTAAATCTTCTGTATTCATCTGGTCACTTAAGGCCTGCTCAAGTCTTTGTGAAAGTCTGTTGGTATTCATAATTGTATATTTTTAGTGATAGCTTAACAGATACAAAAATGGTTCCGTGAAGGCGTTTTGGTTTTAAAATGTTTAATTTATAGTTATTCTAAAAAGTGGTTTTTATGATATTTTAGATAAAGCATGATTATTCTATTGAGTTTAAGCTTTAAAATCTTTTTAAATAAAATTAAGAGCCTGTTTATATTTTTTTCAAATAATTAATTATGGTTCAAAAACTCTTTGACAAGCTCAGAGTGACACCGTTAAATGGAGCGATTAGTATTAGATTTGTCAGTCTGAGCCTGTCGAAGACTCAATTAATCAAAGTATTAAAAATCAATATATTCAAACAATTTTAATAATTTTTAAACAGGCTCAATATATATTTCTATTTAAATTTAAACAGGGTCATATTAAAAGGAATAGATTTTATTGATTTATATTTGAATAAAATCACAGGAAATGCAACAGGTCTTAAAAAACTATTCGGGAATTCTACTTTTACTTTTCGGAATTACAGTCGGCAGCATCATCGGAATTGTCGCTCCTCAGGTTGTCGATTTTCTAAAACCTTTAGGAGATATTTTTCTGAATCTCCTTTTTGTAAGCGTTGTTCCGCTGGTATTTTTTGCAGTTGCCAATTCAATCGCTTCGCTCGAACAACAATCTAAGTTTGGGAAGATTATGCTTATCATGGGCTTTACTTTTCTGTGTTTCATCATTACAGCAGCAGTTTTTACCATTATTGTTGTTTATTTTTTCCCTGTTTCGGGAGTTTCCGGAAGTAGGGAGATTGTGGATGATGTAGCCAATAACGACAGTTGGGGCAACCGAATCGTAAGTTTTTTCACGGTAGGAGAATTTACGCAGCTGTTTTCAAGACAGAATATGCTGGCACTTTTGATTTTCTCATTTATGACAGGTTTCTCAGCAAGAAAAGCAGGTGAAAAAGGTCAGCCTTTCAGAACATTTATTGCATCAGGGTATGAGGTAATGAAAGAATTACTTCTAATGATTATGAAAATTGCACCGATTGGTTTGGGTGCTTACTTCGCATATCAGGTCGCAACTCTGGGACCTCAACTGTTTGGATTTTACGCCAAACCATTAGGGCTTTATTATATTGCAGGAATCGTCTATTTCATTTTGTTTTTTTCGCTGTATGCATTTATGGCTAAAGGAAAATATGGCGTAAAAAGTTTCTGGACCAATGCCATTTATCCAACGCTGACAGCTTTAAGCACCTGCAGCAGTTTCGCGACCATGCCCGCGAATTTACAGGCTGCATCGAAAATTGGAGTTCCTGCCAACATCGCCAATCTTGTCATTCCCATTGGAACAACATTACATAAAAACGGATCGTCGATGTCTTCCATCATTAAAATTTATGTTGCTTTTCTCATTATCGGAAGAGATTTTTTTGATCCTGTGAATTTGCTTTTGGCTTTGGGAATCACAGTTTTTGTAAGCATCGTTGCCGGCGGAATTCCCAACGGCGGATATATTGGTGAAATGCTGATGATTTCTGTTTACCAATTACCACAGGAAGCAATTCCTGCTGTGATGATTATCGGTACACTGGTTGATCCGCTGGCTACGGTTTTGAATGCGGTTGGGCAGTTGGTGGCATCGATGTTTGTGAGTAGGTTTGTATGATACTTATTTCAAGAATTTTGGCGACTTAAAAAAATTGTCTGGTGCCCGGTGTTTGATTTTAAACCAACATTTTCATAGATATTTTGCACAAAAGACACCACTTTTTGCGGAAGAAAAATTGCGCACGGATTTCACAGATTTTCATCGAGTTTGTTGAATTTATGTGTGAATTTTGTTGAACCACGACGTGGTTGTGATGTTGTGTTACTGCTGGTGTTCCATGGGTTTTACCCACCGTTACTGATATTAAACCACTGCGTGGTTTTGAGGTAATCTTTCTGCTAATTACATATTAAGTTTATTCGTGGTATTAAAATCAGAAATTTTTGACGGGGCATCTGTGAAAATCTGTGCAATCTGTGAGAACAATAGCGCACGGATTTTCACAGATTTTCTTCGAGTTTGTTGAATTTATGTGCGAATTTTGTTGAACCACGATGTGGTTCTGATGACGCTATCGTTTTTTTTCCCATGGGTTGCACCCACGGCTACCAACATTAAACCCTTGCGGATTGTGTGGATTTTCTAAAATTCAGTTCTGCAAGCCGGCTCTTCTAACTGGCTCTCCCATGGGTTTTAACTAAGGTTAATAACATTGAACCACTTCGTGGTTCTGATGTTATATTATTGCTGTTGTTCTATGGGTTTCACCCACGGCTATTGATATTAAACCACTGCGTGGTTTTGAGGTAATCTTTCTGCTAATTACATATTAAGTTTATTCGTGGTATTAAAATCAGAAATTTTTGACGGGGCATCTGTGAAAATCTGTGCAATCTGTGAGAACAATAGCGCACGGATTTTCACAGATTTTCTTCGAGTTTGTTGAATTTATGTGCGAATTTTGTTGAACCACGATGTGGTTCTGATGATGCTATCGTTTATTTTCCATGGGTTGCACCCACGGCTACTGATATTAAACCCTTTCGGGTTTGTATGAAGGAAATACAGTTCTTTTCGCAGTCTCTAATACTTGTTTCTTCTTTCTTTTTCCTTGGCTCCTTTCCATGGGTTGCACCCACGGCTACTGACATTAAACCTATGCGGGTTGTGTGGAATTTTTTACCGAAATAGTTCTGCTGGCGCTGTTTATCACTTGGCTCTTTTTACTTTTTACCCGGCTCTTTTTACTTTTTATTTTGTCCTTTCAAAACCTATACACTCCGTTTTACATCTTCGAGATTTTTCAGTTCTTCCGGTGTGAATAATCTGTAATGCACTTTAAAAGTTTTTCCCAGAGGTGTTTCCAGGGAAAAGCCGCCGGGACCAAAGCCTTCGAGGATGTCTAAGGTGAAATGAGAGTATTGCCAGTATTCAAAGAGATCGCGGTCGATCCAGAATTCGTGGCCGTTGATGGTGCCGATCATGGCATCGTTCATTCTGGGAAAATAGCCGCCTTTTTCAAAACACTGAGGCTGTGTGCCTTCACAACATCCGCCTGCCTGATAAAACATGAGTTCGCCATGTTGTTTTTCGAGCTGCCAGATGACTTCGAGGGCTTTCTCTGTGACGGAGAGTCGGGATATTTTATTCTGTGTTTCCATTTTTAATTTTAATTAAAGTTAAAAAAAGTCCGGCGAAATCTGTCGCCGAACTTCAACCAAGTCTATAATTTAAGCTGCAGGCTTGCTGCAGGTGTGAAAAATTATTTCTGTTAAGAAACTTGTCAAGGTTTTAAACCCTGACAAGAATTGAATATTGAATCTTAAATATTGAATTTTCGCCTGTTCTTTTAAAAAGCAGAAATCAATGCTTTTCTTTTTTAAAATCAAAGTGAAAAGAAGATTTCCTCCCGCGTGAGGGATAGGAAGGGCGGCGAGGAACGAGCCGGTACGCAGCAAAGCGGAGTACCGAAACGAAGTGGAGCCCTGCATAGCCCGACCCGCTTGCATTGGGTGGGGGAACGCCGGCAGGGTTCAAAACCCTGCCAGCGTTGTGGGTTGGCCATGCAAAGGGGCACGCCCAAATGATCTTAAAAGAAACCTAATTTGTTTTTATTGTAGGAAATCAGCATGTTTTTGGTCTGACGGTAATGATCGAGCATCATTTTGTGATTTTCTCTTCCGATTCCCGACTGTTTGTACCCTCCAAACGGCGCTCCTGCAGGATAGGCATGGTATTGATTGACCCAAACCCTGCCCGCTTCGATGTGACGCGGAATGTTGTAAAGCTGATGCGCATCTCTCGTCCATACGCCGGCTCCAAGACCGTAAATGGTGTCATTGGCAATTTTCAGGGCTTCATCTTCGTCTTTGAAAGTGGTAAACGCCAGAACAGGTCCGAAAATTTCTTCCTGAAAGATTCTCATTCTGTTGTTGCCTTTGAAGATGGTTGGCTGAATGTAATATCCGTTTTCCAGACCTTCGCCTACGTGATTAACATCACCGCCTACAAGCACTTCTGCTCCTTCTTCCTTACCCAATTTGATGTAAGAGAGTATTTTATCTTTTTGAATCTGAGATGCCTGAGCTCCCATCATCGTGGTTTTATCCAACGGATTTCCTACCTTGATGGATTTCACTCTTTCGATTACTTTTTCGATGAAGGCGTCTGCAATATCTTCCTGAACGAGAAGTCTTGACGGTGCCGTACAGATTTCGCCCTGATTTAAGGCAAATAAAACTGCACCTTCGATCGCTTTGTCTAAAAACTCATCGTCTGCATCCATTACCGAAGTGAAGAAAATGTTTGGAGATTTTCCGCCTAATTCCAAAGTTACCGGAATGATGTTTTCTGTGGCGTACTGCATTACAAGACGGCCTGTTACTGTTGATCCTGTGAATGCTGCTTTGTTTACTTTAGGATTGGTAACTAAGGCTCTTCCCAATTCTGCTCCGAAACCGTTGACGATGTTTACAACACCTGCCGGAAGCAGATCGCCGATCAGTTCCATTAAAACTAAAATCGACACCGGTGTACTTTCTGCCGGTTTCAAAACTACGCAGTTTCCTGCTGCCAATGCCGGAGCCAGCTTCCAGACTGCCATTAAAATCGGGAAATTCCATGGGATAATCTGTGCAATAACCCCGAGTGGCTCGTGGACGATCAATGAAACTGTGTCTTTATCGAGCTCGTTGTGCGAACCTTCTTCCGCTCTGATCACTGATGCAAAATATCTGAAATGGTCTACCGCCAAAGGAATGTCGGCTGCAAGGGTTTCCCTGACCGCCTTACCGTTGTCGATTGTTTCGACTGTAGCAAGATATTCTAAATTCTGCTCAATTCTGTCGGCAATTTTGTTTAAAATAATGCTTCTCTCCGTGGAAGAAGTATTTTTCCAGGATTTGAAAGCTTCGGTTGCTGCGTTGACGGCTACTTCCAGGTCTTCTTTTGAGGAATGGGCTGCCTGAGTGAAAACTTTTCCGTTTACAGGAGAAACGACATCGAAGTATTTCCCGTTGACAGGAGCGGTAAATTCACCGTTAATGTAGTTATTATACTGACTTTTGAATTCCGGCCACTGCAATAGTGTGTCTGATTGATTTTGTGTTGCTGTACTCATTTTTATTTGAATTTTTAATTTTTCTGTGATACTAAGTTACGGGGATGCATCGCATTTGAATAGCAAAATCGTGCAGAAAAACTGTAAAATCGTACAAACATAAAAACTTTATGCTTTGCTTAACATTTGCTTTTGTTTTTAAATTTTTATCTTTGATAAGAACCTTACACCAAAAACTCTCACAATGAACGACCATAAATATCTTTTGCAAAAACCTGAATTGAAGGTAGAAAATCAGTTGGTAACGCTGGTGGAAAATCAGACAAAATTCAATTTGAAGAATTGCGAATTCAGTATTTATGAAACCCACCAATCTGCTTTTAATGTAAAACTGCACTTTGATACTATAGCTTTCACGGCAATGATCAGAGGTAAAAAGCATTTAAAGTTGGAGAGTAAAGCCCAGTATTTTGATTATTTTCCGGGAGAAAGTGTTTTGGTATCGCCTGGAGAAACCATGGTGATTGATTTTCCTGAAGCCGATGAAACACCGTCACAGTGTATTTCTTTAAGTTTAAATCCTGAATTTATTGAAGATTCTCTTAATCATCTCAACTATCAGCTTCCTAAAATTGATGAAACCAGCAGCTGGAATTTAGATTTAAATGAATATTTTCTGTTTAACAATAAGTCTTTAGCCTCAGCCACCAACAATATTATGCGGATCGCGATGGATGATAATTCCCAAAAAGATGTGATGGCTGATTTTGCTTTGAAAGAACTTCTGATAAGATTAATGCAGACTCAGGCACGTGGAA
It includes:
- a CDS encoding helix-turn-helix domain-containing protein — its product is MEKSAHTSYASLEDFYREIAVKLGRDVDTLIPKGLHKDIGHFNVFDIAQTIERLRASSEMPYNRRKYYKISLIRGKNRAEYADKVISIEKNALLFATPKVPYHYVPEDENQAGSFCVFTEDFFLKNLSHSNLQELPIFQPGNTPVFEIDDNLADEIQILFNKIKSEIESEYIFKYDLIRNYVEELIHYGQKLQPASKLSTSNDSSMRVVSLFIELLERQFPIETSEQRLQLKSAKDFADRLAVHVNYLNKKLKESTGKTTTEIIAERVIQEAKILLKQTHWSISEIAYALGFEEIAHFSNFFKKKTSLAPLEFRL
- the ychF gene encoding redox-regulated ATPase YchF produces the protein MKCGIVGLPNVGKSTLFNCLSNAKAQSANYPFCTIEPNLGTVSVPDQRLFELEKIISPEKVIPAVVEIVDIAGLVKGASKGEGLGNQFLANIRECEAIIHVLRCFDNGNIVHVEGSVDPMRDKEIIDIELQLKDMETVAKAVEKAKKFIKSGKKEDILAYETLQNLQKHLEDGKNAREFAADDSMKAVISEVQLLTNKPVLYVCNVDENSIKNGNDWITKIEEMAKAENAEVVVLAAQIEADINELETFEEREIFLDELGLTEPGVNRLIRKAYDLLKLQTYFTAGVKEVRAWTIGQGWTAPQAAGVIHTDFEKGFIRAEVIKYDDYMTYGSEAKIKEAGKLGVEGKEYIVKDGDIMHFRFNV
- a CDS encoding DUF779 domain-containing protein, which codes for METQNKISRLSVTEKALEVIWQLEKQHGELMFYQAGGCCEGTQPQCFEKGGYFPRMNDAMIGTINGHEFWIDRDLFEYWQYSHFTLDILEGFGPGGFSLETPLGKTFKVHYRLFTPEELKNLEDVKRSV
- a CDS encoding ferritin, with product MNTNRLSQRLEQALSDQMNTEDLQSRVYYSYGIWAADKGYGGISNFLFRHAQEERDHAVKFMQYILNRGGKPTITALEAPGAEPTSLSNCFDLVFQHEVDNTTAIYNLVNIAFDEKDWASWNFLQWFVKEQIEEETFAMNLIDKLKIAGGDRASDESLFTLDKTLESLPDDAELAQNATGPNP
- a CDS encoding dicarboxylate/amino acid:cation symporter; this encodes MQQVLKNYSGILLLLFGITVGSIIGIVAPQVVDFLKPLGDIFLNLLFVSVVPLVFFAVANSIASLEQQSKFGKIMLIMGFTFLCFIITAAVFTIIVVYFFPVSGVSGSREIVDDVANNDSWGNRIVSFFTVGEFTQLFSRQNMLALLIFSFMTGFSARKAGEKGQPFRTFIASGYEVMKELLLMIMKIAPIGLGAYFAYQVATLGPQLFGFYAKPLGLYYIAGIVYFILFFSLYAFMAKGKYGVKSFWTNAIYPTLTALSTCSSFATMPANLQAASKIGVPANIANLVIPIGTTLHKNGSSMSSIIKIYVAFLIIGRDFFDPVNLLLALGITVFVSIVAGGIPNGGYIGEMLMISVYQLPQEAIPAVMIIGTLVDPLATVLNAVGQLVASMFVSRFV
- a CDS encoding aldehyde dehydrogenase family protein codes for the protein MSTATQNQSDTLLQWPEFKSQYNNYINGEFTAPVNGKYFDVVSPVNGKVFTQAAHSSKEDLEVAVNAATEAFKSWKNTSSTERSIILNKIADRIEQNLEYLATVETIDNGKAVRETLAADIPLAVDHFRYFASVIRAEEGSHNELDKDTVSLIVHEPLGVIAQIIPWNFPILMAVWKLAPALAAGNCVVLKPAESTPVSILVLMELIGDLLPAGVVNIVNGFGAELGRALVTNPKVNKAAFTGSTVTGRLVMQYATENIIPVTLELGGKSPNIFFTSVMDADDEFLDKAIEGAVLFALNQGEICTAPSRLLVQEDIADAFIEKVIERVKSIKVGNPLDKTTMMGAQASQIQKDKILSYIKLGKEEGAEVLVGGDVNHVGEGLENGYYIQPTIFKGNNRMRIFQEEIFGPVLAFTTFKDEDEALKIANDTIYGLGAGVWTRDAHQLYNIPRHIEAGRVWVNQYHAYPAGAPFGGYKQSGIGRENHKMMLDHYRQTKNMLISYNKNKLGFF
- a CDS encoding AraC family transcriptional regulator — protein: MNDHKYLLQKPELKVENQLVTLVENQTKFNLKNCEFSIYETHQSAFNVKLHFDTIAFTAMIRGKKHLKLESKAQYFDYFPGESVLVSPGETMVIDFPEADETPSQCISLSLNPEFIEDSLNHLNYQLPKIDETSSWNLDLNEYFLFNNKSLASATNNIMRIAMDDNSQKDVMADFALKELLIRLMQTQARGMVEKNVAKNKSRISFVVDYIRKNLHQKLSIDNIAKLAYVSKSNFFKMFRDELGTSPNDFILQERISRAKELLATQNSIKETAFQTGFSDANYFNRVFKQLVGDTPKNYQKKYTFL